A single Lolium perenne isolate Kyuss_39 chromosome 6, Kyuss_2.0, whole genome shotgun sequence DNA region contains:
- the LOC139831988 gene encoding uncharacterized protein gives MEDHLASMAARIEPVTKLGWELRKAAEELVPMLWPGEAAPQDISGLISSMEQAPDRFLDWKESATRAGADMALSFVLSWYNEVDLGQLEFRRAGVEDKLPADFKAARLARASTIADFVDKTLFVADPNPPPSDGEYLDDEEAEGVPEDDPAAGSTDAPPA, from the coding sequence atggaggaccatctggcgtccatggctgcccgcatcgagcccgtcaccaagctcggctgggagctgcggaaggcggccgaagagctggtgcccatgctgtggcctggggaggcggcgccgcaagacatctccggcctcatctcctcgatggagcaggcgccggaccgcttcctcgactggaaagagtcggccacgcgcgccggtgccgatatggcgctgtccttcgtcctctcctggtacaacgaggtggacctggggcagcttgagttccggcgagccggcgtggaggacaagctcccagccgacttcaaggccgcccgccttgctcgagccagcaccatcgccgacttcgtcgacaagacgctcttcgtcgcggacccgaaccctcctccatccgatggagaatacctggatgatgaggaggcggaaggtgTGCCTGAGGATGACCCGGCCgccggctccactgatgcccctccggcttag